The following are encoded in a window of Isachenkonia alkalipeptolytica genomic DNA:
- a CDS encoding metallopeptidase family protein, translated as MSEFPSFEETREMLDEIAEEVPEAFYRELHGGIILIPEEKKHRESKEAGNLYIMGEYHRNAMGRKILIYYGSFKKMYPKAPIHILRKKLKDTLLHEFTHHIESLAGERGLEKKDEEKMHRYRQRRNKN; from the coding sequence ATGAGTGAATTTCCATCCTTTGAAGAAACACGGGAGATGTTGGATGAAATTGCAGAGGAAGTCCCTGAGGCCTTTTACCGGGAACTTCACGGGGGAATTATTTTAATTCCGGAGGAAAAAAAACATCGGGAAAGCAAGGAAGCCGGGAATCTTTATATTATGGGAGAATATCACCGAAATGCAATGGGACGGAAAATACTGATATACTATGGTTCTTTTAAAAAAATGTATCCTAAAGCACCAATCCATATTTTAAGAAAAAAGTTAAAGGATACACTCCTTCATGAGTTCACCCATCACATTGAGTCTTTGGCGGGGGAGCGGGGATTAGAAAAAAAAGACGAAGAAAAAATGCATCGTTATCGCCAACGGCGAAATAAGAATTAA
- a CDS encoding phosphatidylglycerophosphatase A family protein — protein sequence MSRVPMKELEEKTLQLLKDRGVDLSSIAELVLNLQKPYQKNLTLEVCLENVQAVLEKREVAHAVLTGVALDQLAEENKLPQPLQSIVESDEGLYGIDEILPLSIVNLYGTIGLTSYGYLDKEKVGIIKQLDTVKDGKIHTFMDDLVAAIAAAAASRIAHDQA from the coding sequence ATGAGCAGAGTACCCATGAAAGAACTGGAAGAAAAAACTTTACAACTTTTGAAGGATCGAGGAGTTGATCTCTCTTCCATAGCCGAACTGGTGCTAAATTTACAAAAGCCTTATCAAAAGAACTTAACTTTGGAGGTTTGCCTTGAAAATGTCCAGGCGGTTCTCGAAAAAAGAGAGGTTGCTCATGCGGTATTAACCGGTGTGGCCTTGGATCAATTAGCCGAAGAAAATAAACTTCCTCAGCCACTGCAGTCTATTGTTGAGAGCGATGAAGGCTTATACGGAATAGATGAAATATTGCCCCTTTCTATAGTGAATTTATACGGCACCATTGGGCTGACCAGTTACGGCTATTTGGATAAAGAAAAAGTTGGGATCATCAAACAACTTGACACTGTCAAGGATGGGAAAATCCATACTTTCATGGATGATTTAGTCGCTGCAATCGCAGCAGCTGCAGCCAGTCGAATAGCCCATGACCAAGCGTAA
- a CDS encoding G5 and 3D domain-containing protein gives MKKILNKEQLKAHKQKLLFLGIAVLILSITAVGYMSTINKVFIEDGEETLEVGTRKETVKEVLKEAEVDYIEEDRIEPGLNTSVVDEMTIEVIRAQNIKIVDEDDTQTLLTPVSTVEEALIEAEILIRPDDKVTPAMDVALEEGMEIEITRAVPCEIHVDGEVIELMTTKDTVEEVLNKADVELEEKDKINHDLEDAIEEDLTIEIIRVEKEVITETEEIDFKTLRKNDENLDKGKTRVDKEGEKGLKEYEIQITYEDGEEADRKVLSEEVTKEPVNRVVKIGTKAPKPEPAPVVSRGGSEATRSLRVEATAYTSQDPGVGNITATGERLRHGIIAVDPRVIPLGTKLYVPGYGYGIAADTGGAIKGNKIDLAYESRSEALRFGRQMMTIRIYD, from the coding sequence ATGAAAAAGATTTTAAACAAAGAACAACTTAAAGCACACAAACAAAAGCTACTTTTCCTAGGAATAGCGGTTTTGATACTATCCATTACAGCGGTAGGGTACATGTCCACAATCAATAAAGTTTTTATTGAAGACGGAGAAGAAACCCTAGAAGTGGGGACTCGTAAAGAAACGGTAAAAGAAGTGTTGAAAGAAGCTGAAGTGGACTATATTGAGGAAGACCGGATCGAGCCGGGACTTAATACCTCGGTAGTAGATGAAATGACCATTGAAGTGATTCGGGCACAAAATATCAAAATTGTTGATGAGGATGATACCCAAACTTTATTAACCCCGGTTAGCACCGTAGAGGAAGCGTTAATCGAAGCTGAGATCCTCATCCGTCCTGATGATAAGGTGACTCCCGCCATGGATGTTGCCTTAGAAGAGGGAATGGAAATTGAGATTACCCGAGCGGTGCCCTGTGAGATTCATGTAGACGGAGAAGTAATCGAATTAATGACCACCAAAGACACCGTAGAAGAGGTACTAAATAAAGCGGACGTGGAGTTGGAAGAAAAAGATAAAATTAATCATGACTTGGAAGATGCTATTGAGGAAGACTTAACGATCGAAATTATTCGTGTGGAAAAAGAAGTAATTACGGAGACGGAGGAAATTGATTTTAAAACCCTTCGAAAAAATGATGAAAATCTTGATAAAGGTAAAACCCGAGTAGATAAGGAAGGGGAAAAGGGACTAAAGGAATACGAAATACAAATTACTTATGAAGATGGAGAAGAAGCTGATCGGAAAGTGTTATCCGAGGAAGTAACCAAAGAGCCTGTTAACCGTGTAGTTAAAATTGGTACGAAAGCACCAAAACCGGAACCTGCCCCGGTAGTTAGTCGTGGGGGAAGTGAGGCGACTCGAAGCTTAAGGGTGGAAGCTACGGCATATACCTCTCAGGACCCGGGTGTAGGAAATATTACAGCAACCGGTGAGCGTCTCCGTCACGGAATTATTGCTGTGGATCCGAGAGTGATCCCTTTAGGGACAAAACTCTATGTTCCCGGCTATGGTTACGGTATTGCCGCGGATACCGGCGGAGCCATCAAAGGCAATAAAATTGATCTGGCTTATGAAAGTCGATCGGAAGCATTGCGATTCGGCAGACAGATGATGACTATTAGGATTTATGACTAA
- a CDS encoding uracil-DNA glycosylase, which translates to MVLLLESLKNDWQLLLEKEFKQDYYRKLQNFLREEYREYKVYPPKEDVYNALRLTAYQGTKAVIIGQDPYHGEGQAHGLSFSVRPGIKKPPSLQNIYKELQEDLGIPIPDHGYLKSWAEEGVLLLNTVLTVRKGEPYSHKNKGWERFTNHVISLLNQRKAPVVFILWGRHAQEKKKLVTNSWHYVLESPHPSPFSARKGFFGSRVFSRTNELLIKEGIDPIDWSLPKEVEES; encoded by the coding sequence ATGGTGTTATTATTGGAGAGCTTGAAAAATGACTGGCAACTCTTGTTGGAAAAGGAATTTAAACAGGACTACTACCGGAAGCTGCAAAACTTTTTAAGGGAGGAATATCGAGAGTATAAGGTTTATCCTCCGAAAGAGGATGTTTATAATGCTTTGCGTTTAACCGCTTATCAAGGAACAAAAGCCGTAATTATCGGTCAGGATCCCTATCATGGGGAAGGACAGGCCCATGGGTTAAGTTTTTCTGTAAGACCGGGGATTAAAAAACCTCCCAGTCTTCAAAACATTTATAAAGAGTTACAGGAAGACCTGGGTATTCCAATACCGGACCATGGCTATTTGAAAAGTTGGGCGGAAGAAGGGGTGCTACTGCTAAATACGGTGTTAACGGTTCGAAAGGGAGAGCCCTATTCCCATAAAAACAAAGGGTGGGAGAGGTTCACTAACCATGTTATTAGTCTCCTGAATCAACGAAAAGCTCCTGTGGTTTTTATTCTATGGGGACGCCACGCCCAAGAAAAGAAAAAACTTGTAACAAATTCGTGGCACTATGTTTTAGAATCTCCTCATCCCAGTCCCTTTTCCGCAAGAAAAGGTTTTTTCGGAAGTCGGGTGTTCTCTCGAACCAATGAACTGTTAATAAAAGAAGGCATAGACCCTATTGACTGGAGTTTACCAAAAGAAGTTGAGGAATCGTAA
- a CDS encoding mechanosensitive ion channel family protein, translated as MSLFMSSPIGDPIAIEDTLSFMWDFVVVLGSVTAIYLIKWLLIKLIGKIFYQKKEIIGIFNTLLNAVVFLAIIIIIPIYFGESAWLFSQVFEVGGSGISLFLILMALFIIIFAYRFSMVFKRYILRSIYEKYQLEKGTRFTLNSVVHYLIMFLAVFISLSTLGINLSTLTVFASIVGVGIGFGMQNIASNFISGLIILFERPIKVGDRVLIEEIIGDVVQIKMRATIVKTLDNEHIIIPNSFFLEEKVMNRSAEDLRLRLRVNFGVSYNSDVFHVRDVALKVAEDITREFSDILIDPEPAVGFLDYGDSSLDFVLLIWIENPKNEMKIKSAIRFMLFKAFQEEKIEIPFPQRDLHIRSIDAKAEEVIQELISKADVNGESKNTIK; from the coding sequence ATGAGTTTGTTCATGTCCTCACCCATAGGAGATCCAATTGCAATCGAAGATACTTTGAGCTTTATGTGGGACTTTGTAGTGGTTCTTGGTTCCGTAACGGCGATCTATCTAATAAAATGGCTCCTGATAAAACTTATTGGTAAAATCTTTTATCAAAAAAAAGAAATCATCGGAATTTTCAATACCCTATTGAATGCTGTGGTATTCTTGGCTATCATTATCATTATTCCGATATACTTCGGAGAAAGCGCTTGGCTGTTCAGCCAAGTATTTGAAGTCGGTGGATCCGGAATATCTTTATTTTTAATTTTGATGGCTCTATTTATCATAATATTTGCTTACCGTTTCTCTATGGTATTTAAGCGCTATATTCTTCGAAGCATCTATGAAAAATATCAGCTGGAAAAGGGAACACGGTTTACGTTAAACAGTGTTGTTCATTATTTAATTATGTTCTTAGCAGTTTTCATCAGTCTTAGCACTTTGGGAATTAACCTTAGTACCCTTACGGTATTTGCTAGCATCGTCGGTGTAGGTATCGGTTTTGGAATGCAAAACATTGCTTCAAACTTTATCTCTGGTCTCATTATTCTTTTTGAGCGTCCGATTAAAGTGGGAGATAGGGTGTTAATAGAAGAGATAATCGGTGATGTGGTACAGATCAAAATGCGAGCTACCATTGTAAAAACTTTGGACAATGAACACATTATTATCCCAAACTCTTTTTTTCTAGAGGAGAAAGTAATGAACCGTTCGGCGGAAGACTTACGTCTTAGACTCCGGGTGAATTTCGGGGTATCCTACAACTCGGATGTTTTTCATGTTCGCGATGTGGCGTTAAAAGTAGCGGAGGATATAACAAGAGAATTTTCCGATATACTGATTGATCCAGAACCTGCAGTAGGGTTCTTAGATTATGGAGACTCTTCTTTAGATTTTGTATTGTTAATTTGGATCGAAAACCCGAAAAATGAAATGAAAATCAAATCGGCTATTAGGTTTATGCTTTTCAAAGCGTTTCAGGAGGAAAAAATCGAAATACCTTTTCCTCAGAGAGATCTTCATATTCGGTCTATAGATGCTAAAGCGGAAGAAGTGATACAAGAATTAATTTCTAAAGCAGACGTTAATGGAGAAAGTAAGAATACCATTAAATAA